A region from the Papaver somniferum cultivar HN1 unplaced genomic scaffold, ASM357369v1 unplaced-scaffold_125, whole genome shotgun sequence genome encodes:
- the LOC113331272 gene encoding dnaJ protein homolog ANJ1-like — protein sequence MFGRTPKKSDNTKYYEVLGVPKTASPEDLKKAYRKAAIKNHPDKGGDPEKFKELAQAYEVLSDPEKREIYDQYGEDALKEGMRGGGGGHDPFDIFSSFFGGGSPFGGGGSSRGRRQRRGEDVMHSLKVSLEDLYSGTSKKLSLSRNAICSKCTGKGSKSGASMKCSGCQGSGMKVSIRHLGPSMIQQMQHPCNECKGTGETISDKDRCPQCKGEKVFQEKKVLEVHAEKGMQNGQKITFPGEADEAPETVTGDIVFVLAQKDHPKFKRKGDDLFVENTLSLTEALCGFVCGYKDEKKTVNEADGAAVDRRRMKVELSYSR from the exons ATGTTTGGAAGAACGCCCAAGAAAAGTGATAACACAAAGTACTATGAGGTACTTGGAGTACCAAAGACTGCTTCacctgaagatttgaagaaggctTACAGAAAGGCTGCCATTAAGAATCATCCTGATAAGGGTGGAGATCCAGAAAAG TTCAAGGAGTTGGCCCAGGCTTATGAGGTTTTGAGTGATCCAGAGAAACGTGAAATTTATGATCAGTATGGTGAGGATGCGCTCAAGGAAGGaatgagaggaggtggtggtggccaCGACCCCTTTGACATCTTCTCatctttctttggaggaggaagcCCATTTGGAG GTGGTGGCAGCAGCAGAGGAAGGAGGCAGAGGAGGggagaagatgttatgcattcTCTTAAGGTGTCCCTGGAGGATCTTTACAGTGGAACATCAAAGAAATTGTCCCTCTCTCGCAATGCCATCTGCTCCAAGTGCACTGG AAAGGGTTCAAAATCTGGTGCTTCAATGAAATGTTCTGGTTGCCAAGGTTCTGGCATGAAAGTTTCTATCAGGCACCTAGGTCCTTCTATGATCCAGCAGATGCAACATCCTTGTAATGAGTGTAAGGGTACTGGAGAGACCATCAGCGATAAGGATCGCTGCCCTCAATGCAAAGGTGAGAAGGTTTTCCAGGAGAAGAAGGTGTTGGAAGTGCATGCTGAGAAGGGAATGCAGAATGGACAGAAGATTACCTTCCCTGGAGAGGCCGATGAAGCG CCAGAAACTGTCACTGGGGATATAGTTTTTGTCTTGGCTCAGAAAGATCATCCCAAGTTTAAGCGAAAGGGTGATGATTTGTTTGTGGAGAACACATTGTCCCTGACTGAAGCCCTCTGTGGATTTGTTTGT GGCTACAAGGATGAGAAGAAGACGGTCAATGAAGCAGATGGTGCTGCTGTGGATAGACGGAGGATGAAAGTAGAGCTGAGTTATAGCAGATGA
- the LOC113331449 gene encoding 3-ketoacyl-CoA thiolase 2, peroxisomal-like: MEKAINRQKVLLEHLRPSSSQRSESVISPSICSAGDSAAYQRTAAFSDDVVIVAAYRTALCKSKRGGFKDTLPDDILAPVLRAVMEKSNVNPAEVGDIVVGTVLAPGSQRASECRMAAFYAGFPDTVPIRTVNRQCSSGLQAVADVAAAIKAGFYDVGIGAGLESMTVNPMAWEGSINPRASTIKQAQDCLLPMGITSENVAHRFGVTRTEQDQAAVESHRRAAAATAAGKFKDEIVPVHTKIVDPKTGEEKSVTISVDDGIRPTTTVADLAKLRTVFKKDGTTTAGNSSQVSDGAGAVLLMKRSLAIQKGLPILGVFRSFVAVGVEPDVMGVGPAVAIPAAVKAAGLELDDIDLFEINEAFGSQFVYCRNKLGLDPAKVNVNGGAMAIGHPLGATGARCVATLLHEMKRRGKDSRFGVISMCIGTGMGAAAVFERGDCVDELRNARQIQAHNFLSKDAR; the protein is encoded by the exons ATGGAGAAAGCTATTAACAGACAAAAAGTTTTGTTAGAACATCTTCGTCCATCATCATCTCAGAGAAGCGAATCTGTGATCTCT CCATCCATTTGTTCAGCTGGAGACAGTGCTGCATATCAAAGAACTGCTGCTTTTAGTGACGATGTTGTGATTGTTGC TGCGTACCGAACTGCCCTTTGCAAGTCAAAACGTGGAGGTTTCAAAGATACCCTTCCTGATGACATACTTGCACCTGTTCTCAGG GCTGTGATGGAAAAATCGAATGTTAACCCGGCTGAGGTTGGGGATATTGTTGTTGGAACGGTCTTGGCACCAGGCTCCCAGAGAGCAAGTGAATGCCGTATGGCAGCATTTTATGCTGGTTTCCCTG ACACTGTGCCCATTAGAACCGTGAACAGACAATGCTCATCTGGTCTACAGGCAGTTGCTGATGTAGCTGCTGCCATAAAAGCCGGATTTTATGATGTTG GAATTGGAGCTGGCCTGGAGTCGATGACAGTAAATCCCATGGCCTGGGAAGGGTCGATTAATCCTAGA GCCAGCACCATTAAACAAGCCCAAGATTGTTTACTTCCCATGGGAATCACTTCTGAAAATGTTGCTCATCGATTTGGTGTAACAAGAACGGAGCAAGACCAGGCTGCT GTTGAATCTCACAGACGTGCGGCTGCAGCGACTGCAGCTGGAAAATTCAAAGATGAGATAGTACCTGTGCACACGAAG ATCGTGGACCCAAAAACTGGGGAAGAAAAATCTGTTACCATATCTGTGGATGATGGTATTCGCCCAACCACAACAGTGGCAGATTTGGCAAAGTTGAGGACCGTCTTTAAAAAGGACGGGACCACCACGGCAG GAAACTCTAGTCAAGTGAGTGATGGCGCTGGAGCAGTTCTCCTTATGAAGAGAAGTTTAGCTATTCAGAAAGGCCTTCCAATTTTGGGTGTATTCAG GAGCTTTGTTGCTGTTGGAGTCGAACCCGATGTCATGGGTGTTGGTCCAGCTGTTGCAATTCCAGCTGCAGTGAAGGCCGCTGGTCTTGAACTTGATGATATTGATCTTTTTGAAATAAATGAG GCTTTTGGATCCCAATTTGTGTACTGCCGTAACAAACTGGGTCTTGATCCAGCCAAAGTGAATGTTAATGGAGGTGCTATGGCCATTGGGCATCCTCTTGGTGCTACAG GAGCGCGTTGCGTTGCAACTCTCTTGCATGAGATGAAGCGGCGAGGCAAGGATAGCCGATTTGGAGTGATATCCATGTGCATTG GCACGGGAATGGGAGCTGCAGCTGTATTCGAGAGAGGTGACTGTGTCGATGAGCTACGCAATGCACGCCAGATCCAAGCCCACAACTTCCTATCCAAGGATGCCCGATAA
- the LOC113331542 gene encoding sm-like protein LSM5 has translation MSSNPSQLLPSELIDRCIGSKIWVIMKGDKELVGTLRGFDVYVNMVLEDVTEYEITAEGRRVTKLDQILLNGNNIAILVPGGSPDPE, from the exons ATGTCAAGCAATCCATCGCAGCTACTCCCATCGG AGTTGATTGATCGGTGCATAGGATCAAAGATATGGGTAATAATGAAGGGTGACAAGGAGTTGGTTGGAACCCTTCGGGGATTTGATGTTTATGTAAACATGGTCCTTGAAGACGTCACTGAATA TGAAATAACTGCCGAGGGACGACGAGTTACGAAGCTTGACCAAATACTGCTTAATGGAAACAATATTGCCATC CTGGTCCCCGGTGGCTCCCCTGATCCAGAGTAA